The Microbacterium sp. KUDC0406 genome includes a window with the following:
- a CDS encoding NADP-dependent oxidoreductase, translated as MRAAVYDRFTRDFTDLAVRDVPEPKVAPASVLIEVRAAGVNPVDWKLMAGGLDAIMPTMFPVIPGWDVAGVVVAVGMDTPEFQVGDEVMAYARPDVVGGGTFAERVDVPVRAVAHKPASLSWEQAGALPLAGGTALRALDALGDIDGRTVLVHGAAGGVGSFAVQIAVARGARVIGTASERNHETLREYGAEPVVYGDGLADRVLALAGGPVDAVADFVGGQLDTTLAVLREGGAQVSVADTSVVAHGGRHIWVRPDGAETARLAAMVEDGTLRIEIAGTFGLDEVPDAFRASATGHTRGKLVIVP; from the coding sequence ATGCGCGCCGCCGTCTACGACCGCTTCACCCGCGACTTCACCGATCTCGCCGTCCGCGATGTGCCCGAGCCCAAGGTGGCACCGGCATCCGTCCTGATCGAGGTGCGCGCCGCCGGCGTGAACCCGGTGGACTGGAAGCTCATGGCCGGCGGACTCGACGCGATCATGCCGACGATGTTCCCCGTGATCCCCGGATGGGATGTCGCGGGCGTGGTCGTCGCGGTCGGCATGGACACCCCAGAGTTCCAGGTCGGAGACGAGGTGATGGCCTACGCGCGCCCCGACGTCGTCGGCGGCGGCACCTTCGCCGAGCGGGTGGATGTTCCGGTCCGCGCGGTGGCGCACAAGCCGGCATCCCTCTCCTGGGAGCAGGCGGGTGCGCTGCCCCTCGCCGGCGGCACCGCACTGCGCGCGCTCGACGCTCTCGGCGACATCGATGGCCGCACGGTGCTCGTCCACGGAGCGGCCGGCGGCGTGGGCAGCTTCGCGGTGCAGATCGCCGTCGCCCGGGGCGCCCGCGTGATCGGCACCGCATCCGAGCGCAATCACGAAACGCTGCGGGAGTACGGCGCCGAGCCGGTGGTCTACGGCGACGGCCTCGCCGACCGCGTGCTCGCGCTGGCCGGCGGCCCGGTCGACGCGGTCGCCGACTTCGTGGGCGGCCAACTCGACACCACGCTCGCTGTGCTCCGCGAGGGCGGAGCACAGGTGTCCGTCGCCGACACATCGGTGGTCGCGCACGGCGGGCGGCACATCTGGGTGCGCCCCGACGGCGCAGAGACCGCACGCCTCGCCGCGATGGTCGAGGACGGCACGCTCCGGATCGAGATCGCCGGCACGTTCGGCCTCGACGAGGTCCCCGACGCCTTCCGCGCCAGCGCGACCGGGCACACCCGCGGCAAGCTCGTCATCGTCCCGTAA
- a CDS encoding ABC transporter permease: MNALRVEALKLVRSPVGVVATLAVIAGTLALLGGITAAVAGGSPEVAAKAGPAAVQDWAGLLAGAAQVTAVGGLIGFGAVLAWMFGREFTDGTITGLFALPVGRGRIALAKIVVHLVWVVCVGVVLAGGVLALGLLLGYGTPDAAARAGLGRQVALALLTGLIVTPVAWIATAAHSVFAGVGGTIALVILAQVGSLSGAGGWMPLAAPALWAMSGGAEVTTGQLLLVLAVPVVFAALVCASWSRLQLRR; encoded by the coding sequence ATGAACGCGCTGCGCGTCGAGGCGCTGAAGCTCGTGCGGTCGCCGGTGGGAGTGGTCGCGACGCTCGCGGTGATCGCGGGAACGCTCGCGCTGCTCGGCGGAATCACGGCGGCGGTCGCGGGCGGCAGCCCCGAGGTGGCGGCGAAGGCCGGGCCGGCGGCGGTGCAGGACTGGGCGGGCCTGCTCGCGGGCGCTGCGCAGGTGACCGCGGTCGGCGGCCTGATCGGGTTCGGCGCCGTGCTGGCGTGGATGTTCGGACGGGAGTTCACCGACGGCACGATCACCGGGCTGTTCGCCCTGCCGGTCGGGCGCGGGCGCATCGCCCTGGCGAAGATCGTGGTGCACCTGGTGTGGGTCGTGTGCGTGGGCGTCGTGCTGGCGGGCGGAGTGCTCGCGCTCGGGCTGCTGCTCGGCTACGGGACGCCGGATGCCGCGGCCCGGGCCGGTCTCGGCAGGCAGGTCGCTCTGGCGCTGCTCACCGGACTGATCGTCACGCCGGTCGCGTGGATCGCCACTGCTGCGCACTCGGTGTTCGCGGGCGTCGGCGGGACGATCGCGCTGGTGATCCTCGCGCAGGTCGGCTCGCTCTCCGGCGCGGGTGGATGGATGCCGCTGGCCGCGCCGGCGCTGTGGGCGATGAGCGGCGGCGCCGAAGTGACGACGGGGCAGCTGCTGTTGGTGCTCGCGGTGCCGGTGGTCTTCGCCGCACTGGTGTGCGCGTCCTGGTCGCGCCTGCAGCTGCGGCGGTGA
- a CDS encoding ABC transporter ATP-binding protein — protein MLRFDDVGLAFRGGDGVHDLSFRVDAGEIVALVGLNGAGKTTLMRLALGMLRPDSGSVRVLGHPLDDLPVARWADVGALIEVPLAYPELTARENLCIACRLRGVDPAVVPGALDAWQLTPVADRRFRRLSLGTRQRVGLAAAMQHDPRLIVLDEPGNGLDPASVILLREQLLRRAGDGAGVLVSSHHLDEVTRIADRVILMNRGGLIGELDTAGSDLERVFFDRIRVDDEIRVGARR, from the coding sequence ATGCTGCGCTTCGATGACGTCGGCCTGGCCTTCCGAGGTGGCGACGGGGTGCACGACCTGTCGTTCCGGGTGGATGCCGGCGAGATCGTCGCACTCGTCGGGCTGAACGGCGCGGGCAAGACCACCCTGATGCGGCTGGCACTGGGGATGCTGCGGCCGGACTCCGGATCGGTGCGGGTGCTCGGGCATCCGCTCGACGACCTCCCGGTGGCGCGCTGGGCGGATGTCGGCGCACTGATCGAGGTGCCCTTGGCGTACCCCGAGCTGACGGCCCGCGAGAACCTGTGCATCGCGTGCCGTCTTCGCGGTGTCGACCCCGCAGTCGTGCCGGGAGCACTGGATGCCTGGCAGCTGACTCCTGTCGCCGACCGACGTTTCCGCCGGCTGTCGCTCGGCACCAGGCAACGGGTCGGCCTCGCAGCGGCGATGCAGCACGATCCTCGCCTGATCGTGCTCGACGAGCCCGGCAACGGCCTCGACCCTGCATCCGTGATCCTGCTGCGCGAGCAGCTGCTGCGTCGCGCGGGCGATGGCGCAGGTGTGCTGGTGAGCAGTCACCACCTCGACGAGGTGACGCGGATCGCCGACCGGGTGATCCTGATGAACCGCGGCGGGCTGATCGGGGAGCTCGACACAGCCGGCTCCGATCTCGAGCGAGTGTTCTTCGATCGCATCCGTGTCGACGACGAGATCCGCGTAGGGGCCCGGCGATGA
- a CDS encoding glycosyltransferase has product MSEKGHRVLVRIVIVFVYTAAFLGPSNLTQVAVPPWSAVCPRDRRGRGVAEAVTVIVPTFNERDNVAELVERTAAALAGREAEILFVDDSSDGTMDEIARVAASAPLPVRGFHREHNTGGLGGAVVLGLQQASHDICIVMDGDLQHPPELLPELVAGHERGDVDVVAASRYIGGGDSDGLGTALRFGVSRAATWLTKAMFPRRLWRSTDPMTGYFLVDRRRIDVDGLRPRGFKILLEILVRSDVRVAEVPMSFGERRHGTSKASLRQGATFVAHLARLRFGKMSLFALIGLLGAVANIGIMWLLTQAGMPYIWAAIIGAEVTIIGNFLLQERFVFADLRADARGVWARFAASFAFNNVEAALRIPVMALMVESWHISSVLATAVSLVVAFFARFLFHALVVYAPRGRKADAAGIRAFHRHRRPADHPRDRRRGDAARRALTSATLSP; this is encoded by the coding sequence ATGTCTGAGAAGGGTCATCGCGTCCTCGTTCGTATCGTCATCGTCTTCGTGTATACGGCTGCGTTCCTCGGCCCGAGCAACCTTACACAGGTGGCCGTGCCACCATGGAGTGCCGTATGCCCGCGCGACAGGAGGGGACGAGGGGTGGCTGAAGCCGTCACGGTGATCGTTCCGACGTTCAACGAGCGCGACAACGTCGCGGAGCTCGTCGAGCGCACCGCCGCGGCACTCGCGGGCAGAGAGGCCGAGATCCTCTTCGTCGACGACAGCTCGGACGGCACGATGGACGAGATCGCACGGGTCGCGGCTTCCGCGCCGCTGCCGGTGCGTGGCTTCCACCGCGAGCACAACACGGGCGGACTCGGCGGCGCGGTCGTGCTCGGCCTGCAGCAGGCATCCCACGACATCTGCATCGTGATGGACGGCGATCTGCAGCATCCGCCCGAACTGCTGCCCGAACTGGTCGCCGGGCACGAGCGGGGGGACGTCGACGTCGTGGCGGCCTCGCGCTACATCGGCGGCGGCGACTCGGACGGCCTCGGCACCGCGCTGCGCTTCGGGGTGTCACGGGCGGCGACCTGGCTGACCAAGGCGATGTTCCCGCGCCGGCTGTGGCGCAGCACCGACCCGATGACCGGGTACTTCCTGGTCGACCGGCGCCGCATCGACGTCGACGGCCTGCGGCCGCGGGGCTTCAAGATCCTGCTCGAGATCCTGGTGCGCTCGGACGTGCGCGTCGCCGAGGTGCCGATGTCGTTCGGCGAGCGCAGGCACGGCACGTCGAAGGCGTCGCTGCGGCAGGGGGCGACGTTCGTCGCGCACCTCGCCCGACTGAGGTTCGGCAAGATGAGCCTGTTCGCGCTGATCGGCCTGCTCGGCGCGGTCGCGAACATCGGCATCATGTGGCTGCTGACTCAGGCCGGCATGCCGTACATCTGGGCGGCGATCATCGGTGCCGAGGTCACGATCATCGGCAATTTCCTGCTGCAGGAGCGGTTCGTGTTCGCCGATCTGCGCGCCGATGCGCGCGGGGTGTGGGCGCGATTCGCGGCATCCTTCGCCTTCAACAACGTCGAGGCGGCCCTGCGCATCCCGGTGATGGCGCTGATGGTCGAGAGCTGGCACATCTCCAGCGTGCTGGCGACGGCCGTCTCGCTCGTGGTCGCGTTCTTCGCCCGGTTCCTGTTCCACGCGCTGGTGGTCTATGCGCCGCGCGGGAGGAAGGCGGATGCCGCCGGCATCCGAGCCTTCCACCGACACCGCCGGCCAGCGGATCATCCGCGCGATCGACGCCGAGGCGATGCGGCCCGGCGAGCTCTGACCAGCGCTACTCTGTCGCCGTGA
- a CDS encoding ABC transporter substrate-binding protein/permease — protein sequence MTLLRHSAHWWRENRLAAAAGLMALFMLVFTVGGAVGAANAADDSASVKGKTFTIATDTTWAPFEFQRDGELRGIDIDLIKAVAEDQGFDVKIDVLGFDGALSAVTAGQADAVMAGMSITSEREKTFDFSNPYFDSGIQMAVAADDDTITGYDDLEGKTVSAKTGTEGYAFAEKLGKEIGFTVTGFQDAADAYSDVTSGNSVATFDDYPILAYGIATGNVALKTVTDQEKASSYGMAVKKGDNEALRLAFNAGLKSLIADGTYQKILDDYLGEDAPDAATIGGGKAALGNEKLDPGKPGALPKNPNFATDTPVSNGTFTVATDTTFAPFIYQLDGENVGIDMDLLRAIAANQGFEVKIKTLGFDAALAALTAGQADGVIAGMSITDERKQVFDFSDPYYASGVQMAVAKDSDISSYDDLKGQNVAVKTGTVGYDFAKELGAKVGFTVNAFQDSADMYNDVATGSSAATFEDAPVLQFGIASGNVPLKIVTDPEPGADYGFAVKKGENAELLAMFNAGLENAKESGAYQQIIDRYLAIDDAEASDNSFWSLLQASFPPLMQGLLLTLLATALSIVFAMVLGILFGIMKLSANGFVRFLASAYVNIFRGTPVLVQAFFFYFGVPAVTGQPLDALTAGVITLSLNAGAYITEIVRGGVQSVDPGQMEAARSLGLGWGASMRRVVMPQAFKIMTPNLINQFIITLKDTSLLSVLGFAELTYQGRIVIASTFRSFEIWIVVGAMYFIVIWLLTVLSNWFDRKFNK from the coding sequence ATGACCCTTCTCAGACATTCCGCACACTGGTGGAGGGAGAACCGTCTCGCCGCCGCCGCGGGCCTGATGGCCCTGTTCATGCTGGTGTTCACGGTCGGTGGCGCGGTCGGTGCGGCGAACGCCGCCGACGACTCGGCATCGGTGAAGGGCAAGACCTTCACGATCGCGACCGACACCACCTGGGCGCCGTTCGAGTTCCAGCGCGACGGCGAGCTGCGCGGCATCGACATCGACCTCATCAAGGCGGTCGCCGAGGACCAGGGCTTCGACGTCAAGATCGACGTGCTCGGCTTCGACGGCGCGCTCTCCGCGGTGACCGCCGGGCAGGCCGATGCCGTGATGGCGGGCATGTCCATCACGAGCGAGCGGGAGAAGACCTTCGACTTCTCCAACCCGTACTTCGACTCCGGCATCCAGATGGCGGTCGCCGCCGACGACGACACGATCACGGGCTACGACGATCTCGAGGGCAAGACGGTCTCGGCCAAGACCGGCACTGAGGGCTACGCCTTCGCCGAGAAGCTCGGCAAGGAGATCGGCTTCACCGTCACCGGCTTCCAGGACGCCGCCGACGCCTACAGCGACGTGACCTCCGGCAACTCCGTCGCGACGTTCGACGACTACCCGATCCTCGCGTACGGCATCGCCACCGGCAACGTCGCGCTGAAGACGGTCACCGACCAGGAGAAGGCCTCCAGCTACGGCATGGCTGTGAAGAAGGGTGACAACGAGGCGCTGCGTCTCGCGTTCAACGCCGGCCTGAAGAGCCTCATCGCCGACGGCACGTACCAGAAGATCCTCGACGACTACCTCGGTGAGGATGCTCCGGATGCGGCGACCATCGGCGGCGGCAAGGCCGCACTCGGCAACGAGAAACTCGATCCCGGCAAGCCCGGCGCCCTTCCGAAGAACCCGAACTTCGCCACCGACACCCCGGTATCCAACGGCACGTTCACGGTCGCGACCGACACCACGTTCGCTCCGTTCATCTACCAGCTGGACGGCGAGAACGTCGGCATCGACATGGACCTGCTCCGCGCGATCGCGGCGAACCAGGGCTTCGAGGTGAAGATCAAGACCCTCGGGTTCGATGCCGCACTCGCGGCGCTCACGGCCGGGCAGGCCGACGGCGTGATCGCCGGCATGAGCATCACCGACGAGCGCAAGCAGGTCTTCGACTTCTCCGATCCGTACTACGCCTCGGGCGTGCAGATGGCGGTCGCGAAGGACAGCGACATCTCTTCGTACGACGATCTGAAGGGCCAGAACGTCGCCGTGAAGACCGGTACCGTCGGCTACGACTTCGCCAAGGAGCTGGGCGCGAAGGTCGGGTTCACGGTCAACGCCTTCCAGGACTCCGCCGACATGTACAACGACGTCGCGACCGGCAGCTCGGCGGCGACCTTCGAGGACGCCCCGGTGCTGCAGTTCGGCATCGCCTCGGGCAACGTGCCGCTGAAGATCGTCACCGATCCGGAGCCGGGTGCCGACTACGGATTCGCGGTGAAGAAGGGCGAGAACGCCGAACTGCTGGCGATGTTCAACGCCGGCCTCGAGAACGCCAAGGAGTCCGGCGCCTACCAGCAGATCATCGACCGCTACCTCGCGATCGACGACGCGGAGGCCTCGGACAACTCGTTCTGGTCGCTGCTGCAGGCTTCCTTCCCGCCGCTGATGCAGGGTCTGCTGCTGACTCTGCTCGCGACGGCGCTGTCGATCGTGTTCGCGATGGTGCTCGGCATCCTGTTCGGCATCATGAAGCTGTCCGCGAACGGTTTCGTGCGGTTCCTCGCCAGCGCGTACGTGAACATCTTCCGCGGCACCCCGGTGCTGGTCCAGGCGTTCTTCTTCTACTTCGGTGTTCCCGCGGTGACCGGGCAGCCGCTGGACGCGCTGACCGCAGGTGTCATCACGCTCTCGCTGAACGCGGGTGCGTACATCACCGAGATCGTGCGCGGTGGCGTGCAGTCGGTGGATCCGGGGCAGATGGAGGCCGCGCGCTCGCTCGGCCTGGGCTGGGGCGCGTCGATGCGACGCGTGGTGATGCCGCAGGCGTTCAAGATCATGACGCCGAACCTCATCAACCAGTTCATCATCACCCTGAAGGACACGTCGCTGCTGTCGGTCCTCGGCTTCGCCGAGCTGACCTACCAGGGCCGCATCGTGATCGCCTCGACCTTCCGCTCCTTCGAGATCTGGATCGTCGTCGGTGCGATGTACTTCATCGTGATCTGGCTGCTCACGGTGCTGTCCAACTGGTTCGACCGCAAGTTCAACAAGTAG
- a CDS encoding low temperature requirement protein A: MSDTTTPRFRLSRMLPRDPDQPHRVASSLELFFDLVFVVAVSVASSRLHHTLLEGHVGDGIVTFVMVFFGIWWAWMNFTWFATSFDNDDWLYRVMTIVQMSGVLVLAAGIGRAFQGDFAVVVLGYVVMRVAMIAQWLRASRPDPAYQRTALFYAAGIAIVQVFWLLFLLVPATWQVPVFVVLAAAELAVPLIAESQNTTPWHAHHITERYSLFTLIVLGESILASANAVIGALDEVESLWSLISIAVLTLISAASMWWIYFWPPHHRAITSMRRSFRYGYTHYFVLAGAAAFSVGIELQIDLLIGEGRVPPLLAAFAVAIPIAVFLLAIWWIAIRENADPLVNVAVPGGAVLVLVDAVLPLPVALTTVILVAVVVVLVIRQPLRAERAQIGA, from the coding sequence GTGAGCGACACCACGACGCCCCGGTTCCGGCTGAGCAGAATGCTGCCCCGCGACCCCGATCAGCCGCACCGTGTGGCCAGTTCTCTGGAGCTGTTCTTCGACCTCGTCTTCGTCGTCGCGGTGAGCGTCGCCTCCTCCCGGCTCCATCACACGCTGCTCGAAGGGCACGTCGGCGACGGCATCGTCACGTTCGTGATGGTGTTCTTCGGCATCTGGTGGGCGTGGATGAACTTCACCTGGTTCGCGACGTCGTTCGACAACGACGACTGGCTGTACCGGGTGATGACGATCGTGCAGATGAGCGGTGTGCTGGTGCTCGCCGCCGGAATCGGGCGTGCGTTCCAGGGCGACTTCGCCGTCGTGGTGCTCGGCTACGTGGTGATGCGCGTCGCCATGATCGCCCAGTGGCTGCGTGCGTCGCGGCCCGATCCGGCCTACCAGCGCACCGCGCTGTTCTACGCGGCAGGCATCGCGATCGTGCAGGTGTTCTGGCTGCTCTTCCTGCTGGTTCCCGCGACCTGGCAGGTGCCGGTGTTCGTGGTGCTCGCCGCCGCTGAGCTCGCGGTGCCGTTGATCGCCGAGTCGCAGAACACGACGCCGTGGCATGCGCACCACATCACGGAGCGGTATTCGCTGTTCACGCTGATCGTGCTCGGCGAGTCGATCCTCGCCTCGGCGAACGCGGTGATCGGCGCCCTCGACGAGGTCGAGTCGCTGTGGTCGCTGATCTCGATCGCGGTGCTCACCCTGATCTCGGCGGCATCGATGTGGTGGATCTACTTCTGGCCGCCGCACCACCGCGCGATCACGTCGATGAGGCGGTCGTTCCGCTACGGGTACACGCACTACTTCGTGCTCGCCGGGGCGGCGGCCTTCTCTGTGGGGATCGAGCTGCAGATCGACCTGCTGATCGGGGAGGGGCGCGTCCCGCCGCTGCTCGCGGCGTTCGCGGTGGCGATCCCGATCGCGGTGTTCCTGCTCGCGATCTGGTGGATCGCGATCCGCGAGAACGCCGACCCGCTGGTGAACGTCGCGGTGCCGGGCGGCGCGGTGCTCGTCCTGGTCGACGCGGTGCTGCCGCTGCCGGTCGCCCTGACCACCGTCATCCTCGTCGCCGTGGTCGTGGTGCTGGTGATCCGGCAGCCTCTGCGGGCTGAGCGCGCACAGATCGGCGCCTGA
- a CDS encoding TetR/AcrR family transcriptional regulator, with protein sequence MDRWSRTHEALRTAALELFATQGYDATGTAEIAARAGVSEMTLFRHFPAKEALLLEDPFDPLMAEAVRSRPPGEPAMRALTTGIRAVWNGIDTDAAEALRARLRILAGASGLHGAIERNSAATSDALVVALVARGSSEVGARVAATAVIAGLGVALLEWAQSDEPDPAAVLAAALDALGGGVDAALR encoded by the coding sequence GTGGACAGGTGGAGCAGGACGCACGAGGCACTGCGCACGGCGGCGCTGGAGCTCTTCGCGACGCAGGGGTATGACGCGACGGGAACGGCCGAGATCGCCGCCCGCGCCGGTGTCAGCGAGATGACGCTGTTCCGGCACTTCCCCGCCAAGGAGGCCCTGCTGCTGGAGGATCCGTTCGACCCGCTGATGGCGGAAGCCGTGCGCTCGCGCCCGCCGGGTGAGCCCGCGATGCGCGCGCTCACCACCGGCATCCGCGCGGTGTGGAACGGGATCGACACGGATGCCGCAGAGGCGCTGCGCGCCAGACTGCGCATCCTCGCGGGAGCATCCGGGCTGCATGGCGCGATCGAGCGCAACAGCGCGGCGACCTCGGATGCGCTGGTCGTCGCGCTCGTCGCACGAGGATCGTCCGAGGTCGGCGCGCGGGTGGCGGCGACCGCGGTGATCGCGGGACTGGGCGTGGCGCTGCTGGAGTGGGCGCAGTCCGACGAGCCCGATCCGGCGGCCGTGCTCGCCGCGGCACTCGACGCGCTGGGAGGTGGCGTCGATGCTGCGCTTCGATGA